Proteins from one Mytilus galloprovincialis chromosome 11, xbMytGall1.hap1.1, whole genome shotgun sequence genomic window:
- the LOC143052916 gene encoding F-box only protein 31-like isoform X2, whose amino-acid sequence MTVLLTNLPPELIIRILEDIPSRDIGRLSRTCTQLRSICRTDIVWQKLCQKICDIKVEEWDTTYYNIYTKVLHRYGRCLGLWRRNMRPYGGLMQVKVDNERLLATEYKPPYVSDIHGPLRPKKVFSISINKSKNRTEILCLHGYGEAHPGSIEFETEESDVVFKCCQMSSHVHPKGSSVELSTMIKKETNKHTIPFTIDDQKRLECYMKNVQKYRLTRIEVQRPDPIYPIQPGLLLAHYSAHGIEMFLLQYDMIKKEAEVIKITGDPNVPTGETSIYINLRKPMQLTKDQQLDVNSLLLLEEEDILESDDVQPRNQPFVIPPGFSTFLDDFTPTTCEYRYLSKGRVAGTGYTNPSFSPGHFSVQSQDTFYNLWLLMHCVFGYYRIKDF is encoded by the exons ATGACAGTACTTTTAACAAATTTACCACCAGAACTTATCATTAGGATACTTGAAGATATACCCAGCAGAGATATAGGACGTTTAAGTCGAACCTGTACACAATTAAGATCAATATGTAGAACTGATATTGTATGGCAGAAACTGTGTCAGAAAA TTTGTGATATTAAAGTGGAGGAATGGGACACaacatattataatatttatacaaaaG TTCTACACAGATATGGGAGATGTCTAGGGTTATGGAGAAGGAACATGAGGCCCTATGGTGGACTGATGCAAGTTAAA GTAGACAATGAGAGACTTTTAGCAACAGAATACAAACCACCTTATGTATCAGACATTCACGGGCCATTACGACCTAAGAAAGTGTTTAGTATCAGCATAAATAAATCTAAGAATCGAACAGAGATACTGTGTTTACATGGATATGGTGAGGCACATCCAGGGAGTATAGAATTT GAAACAGAAGAATCTGATGTTGTATTTAAGTGTTGCCAGATGTCAAGCCATGTTCACCCTAAGGGATCCTCTGTG GAGTTATCTACCATGATTAAGAAGGAGACAAATAAACACACCATACCATTTACAATAGATGATCAGAAAAGATTAGAGTGCTACATGAAGAATGT TCAGAAATATAGACTGACACGTATAGAAGTCCAGAGACCTGACCCAATATACCCAATACAGCCTGGTCTGCTTCTAGCCCATTACAGTGCTCATGGAATAGAAATGTTCCTGTTGCAATATGATATGATTAAGAAAGAAGCTGAGGTCATCAAAATTACA GGTGATCCTAATGTACCAACAGGTGAGACCAGTATCTACATTAACTTACGTAAACCTATGCAGCTGACTAAAGACCAGCAGTTAGATGTTAATAGCTTGTTACTTTTAGAGGAGGAGGATATACTGGAATCAGATGATGTACAACCTAGAAACCAGCCATTTGTGATACCTCCAGGTTTTTCTACCTTTTTAGATGATTTTACACCAACGACATGCGAGTACAG GTACTTGTCCAAAGGGAGAGTGGCAGGAACGGGTTACACCAATCCCTCATTTAGTCCGGGACATTTTAGTGTACAGTCCCAAGATACTTTTTATAATCTCTGGTTGTTAATGCATTGTGTATTTGGTTATTACAGAATaaaagatttttaa
- the LOC143052915 gene encoding zinc finger protein 862-like, which yields MQIENDLHFYSILIDGATDSSVTENELIYLRFVENGRPVNHYFSIEDVEKADAQGILKEIEGAFTRNGIPNWKDKLIGFGSDGASVNLGCRGGIATLIKRDVPHLVITHCIAHRLELAANSAIKNHKHMKEIQDLLQYLYKHYQYSPKALRELRQLGEALEEKVLKPTKLAGTRWLPHIHRALEVLVREFRVLLAHFEHIRESRSGSAEVQGRATFISKKLKDYKFLYIVFFFLDILKVLSVLSLKFQQDYLTLSAMFDAISAANLSLIELKTANGKELTNFLATVDSQNSTYKDIQLSNMNIDEDFTRQKQVIVDLIVAALDNRFEPMEKDPVLKAASLILSFSEWPQDRNDLATYGNEEMAYLLENFHEILERNGCNLDAIMDQNGEWKDFKAYIGRHKATVAVENFFIYPDLKKRFINMILVLELLLSFPLSSAVCERGFSAMKRVKTDWRSSLKPEMLIMLLFITVEGPELNHFDTNSVFNHWWSSGRQKRPGFNPYEFIGLRALPDPDMEQTHSDDDIDDN from the coding sequence ATGCAAATAGAGAATGATTTGCACTTTTATTCAATTCTGATTGATGGAGCTACAGACTCTTCTGTCACAGAAAATGAATTAATTTATCTGAGATTTGTTGAAAACGGAAGGCCAGTTAACCACTACTTCAGTATAGAAGATGTAGAAAAAGCAGATGCCCAGGGGATTCTGAAAGAAATTGAGGGGGCCTTCACTAGGAATGGGATACCCAATTGGAAGGATAAATTGATTGGTTTTGGTTCGGATGGAGCCTCTGTAAATTTAGGATGCCGTGGTGGTATAGCCACTTTGATTAAACGTGATGTTCCACATTTAGTTATAACACACTGTATAGCCCACAGGCTTGAGTTGGCAGCAAATAGTGCAATCAAAAACCACAAACATATGAAAGAAATACAGGATTTACTGCAGTATTTGTATAAGCACTATCAATACTCTCCAAAGGCCTTACGAGAGTTAAGGCAGTTAGGTGAGGCTTTAGAAGAAAAGGTGTTAAAGCCCACAAAACTTGCAGGTACAAGATGGCTGCCACACATTCACAGGGCCCTTGAAGTCTTGGTTAGAGAGTTCAGAGTATTGCTAGCACATTTTGAACATATTCGGGAGTCTAGGTCTGGATCTGCAGAAGTCCAAGGTAGAGCTACCTTTATCAGCAAAAAACTCAAAGATTACAAGTTTCTGTATATAGTATTTTTCTTCCTTGACATTTTAAAAGTACTCAGTGTTCTTAGTTTAAAATTTCAGCAAGATTACCTGACCCTGTCAGCAATGTTTGATGCAATTTCTGCTGCAAATCTGTCTTTGATTGAACTAAAAACTGCAAATGGCAAAGAGTTGACAAATTTTCTTGCTACTGTAGATTCCCAGAACAGTACATATAAAGACATTCAACTTTCAAACATGAACATTGATGAAGATTTTACAAGACAGAAACAAGTGATAGTTGACTTGATTGTTGCTGCTCTGGACAACAGGTTTGAACCCATGGAGAAAGACCCAGTACTTAAGGCAGCATCACTCATTCTTTCTTTTAGTGAATGGCCACAAGATAGAAATGACCTAGCCACATATGGGAATGAAGAGATGGCATACCTGTTAGAGAATTTCCATGAAATTCTAGAAAGAAATGGATGTAATTTAGATGCAATCATGGACCAAAACGGGGAATGGAAAGATTTTAAGGCATATATAGGGAGACACAAGGCAACAGTGGCTGTTGAGAACTTTTTTATTTACCCTGATCtgaaaaaaagatttattaatATGATCTTGGTACTAGAGCTGCTTCTTTCTTTTCCCCTGTCTAGTGCTGTGTGTGAAAGAGGCTTCTCTGCTATGAAAAGAGTCAAAACTGACTGGAGATCTTCCCTAAAACCAGAAATGTTGATAATGTTACTATTCATAACTGTTGAAGGACCTGAACTCAATCATTTTGATACAAACTCAGTCTTCAATCACTGGTGGTCAAGTGGAAGACAGAAAAGACCAGGCTTCAACCCTTACGAGTTTATAGGATTGAGAGCACTACCAGATCCTGACATGGAACAGACTCACTCTGATGATGACATTGATGACAATTAG
- the LOC143052916 gene encoding F-box only protein 31-like isoform X3: MTVLLTNLPPELIIRILEDIPSRDIGRLSRTCTQLRSICRTDIVWQKLCQKICDIKVEEWDTTYYNIYTKVLHRYGRCLGLWRRNMRPYGGLMQVKVDNERLLATEYKPPYVSDIHGPLRPKKVFSISINKSKNRTEILCLHGYGEAHPGSIEFETEESDVVFKCCQMSSHVHPKGSSVELSTMIKKETNKHTIPFTIDDQKRLECYMKNVQKYRLTRIEVQRPDPIYPIQPGLLLAHYSAHGIEMFLLQYDMIKKEAEVIKITGDPNVPTGETSIYINLRKPMQLTKDQQLDVNSLLLLEEEDILESDDVQPRNQPFVIPPGFSTFLDDFTPTTCEYR; the protein is encoded by the exons ATGACAGTACTTTTAACAAATTTACCACCAGAACTTATCATTAGGATACTTGAAGATATACCCAGCAGAGATATAGGACGTTTAAGTCGAACCTGTACACAATTAAGATCAATATGTAGAACTGATATTGTATGGCAGAAACTGTGTCAGAAAA TTTGTGATATTAAAGTGGAGGAATGGGACACaacatattataatatttatacaaaaG TTCTACACAGATATGGGAGATGTCTAGGGTTATGGAGAAGGAACATGAGGCCCTATGGTGGACTGATGCAAGTTAAA GTAGACAATGAGAGACTTTTAGCAACAGAATACAAACCACCTTATGTATCAGACATTCACGGGCCATTACGACCTAAGAAAGTGTTTAGTATCAGCATAAATAAATCTAAGAATCGAACAGAGATACTGTGTTTACATGGATATGGTGAGGCACATCCAGGGAGTATAGAATTT GAAACAGAAGAATCTGATGTTGTATTTAAGTGTTGCCAGATGTCAAGCCATGTTCACCCTAAGGGATCCTCTGTG GAGTTATCTACCATGATTAAGAAGGAGACAAATAAACACACCATACCATTTACAATAGATGATCAGAAAAGATTAGAGTGCTACATGAAGAATGT TCAGAAATATAGACTGACACGTATAGAAGTCCAGAGACCTGACCCAATATACCCAATACAGCCTGGTCTGCTTCTAGCCCATTACAGTGCTCATGGAATAGAAATGTTCCTGTTGCAATATGATATGATTAAGAAAGAAGCTGAGGTCATCAAAATTACA GGTGATCCTAATGTACCAACAGGTGAGACCAGTATCTACATTAACTTACGTAAACCTATGCAGCTGACTAAAGACCAGCAGTTAGATGTTAATAGCTTGTTACTTTTAGAGGAGGAGGATATACTGGAATCAGATGATGTACAACCTAGAAACCAGCCATTTGTGATACCTCCAGGTTTTTCTACCTTTTTAGATGATTTTACACCAACGACATGCGAGTACAGGTGA